The following coding sequences lie in one candidate division WOR-3 bacterium genomic window:
- a CDS encoding cobalamin biosynthesis protein CbiA yields MTRITGVIASGETGRARIFWIGAERLLAQLSRVTVFCGGYGSGKTEVAVNFALALAAVGHRVRLADLDIVNLYFRSREVRDVLRAHGVEVLVPAEPLLRADTPVVPPEVKGAVEESGGFVVLDVGGDPVGARILAGMATSVTETDYSNLFVVNSRRPFTDTAEKTTRLIAEIGRVSGVPVTATVVNSHLIDETTTATIQEGIELARAVEQGSGIGISFVTVEERMLGSFDAAGCGYPVLVLSRLLLKPWEEGGANRK; encoded by the coding sequence ATGACGAGAATTACTGGTGTGATCGCAAGCGGCGAGACGGGCCGGGCGCGGATTTTTTGGATCGGGGCCGAGCGGTTGCTCGCCCAACTATCGCGCGTGACGGTATTCTGCGGCGGGTATGGGTCTGGTAAGACCGAGGTGGCGGTGAATTTTGCTCTTGCCCTGGCTGCTGTGGGGCATCGCGTCAGGTTGGCTGACCTCGATATCGTTAATCTCTATTTCCGCAGTCGTGAAGTACGGGACGTGCTGCGCGCGCACGGGGTAGAGGTACTTGTTCCTGCTGAGCCGTTGTTACGTGCCGATACGCCGGTCGTTCCGCCTGAGGTCAAGGGCGCGGTCGAGGAATCAGGCGGCTTCGTTGTGCTGGATGTGGGCGGTGATCCGGTAGGCGCGCGAATCCTCGCCGGCATGGCTACGTCGGTGACAGAGACCGACTACTCGAATCTGTTCGTTGTAAACTCGCGACGACCGTTCACCGACACAGCGGAGAAAACGACACGGCTGATTGCGGAAATCGGTCGAGTGTCCGGTGTACCGGTCACCGCAACTGTGGTGAATTCGCACCTGATTGATGAGACAACCACGGCGACAATTCAGGAGGGTATCGAGCTTGCCCGTGCGGTTGAACAGGGTAGTGGAATCGGCATCTCATTCGTGACGGTCGAAGAGAGGATGCTAGGTAGCTTTGATGCGGCCGGCTGCGGCTATCCGGTCTTGGTGCTGTCGCGGTTGTTGCTCAAGCCGTGGGAAGAGGGTGGGGCGAATCGGAAATGA
- a CDS encoding 4Fe-4S binding protein, which produces MANNSAVVTIDRNRCKGCELCVNVCPKHVLAMSEDINDKGYFYARVVNQDACIACRFCGMMCPDCAIEIAVEELATKE; this is translated from the coding sequence ATGGCCAATAACAGCGCGGTCGTGACGATTGACAGGAACCGATGCAAGGGATGTGAGCTCTGCGTAAACGTGTGCCCAAAGCATGTGCTTGCGATGTCGGAGGACATCAATGACAAGGGATATTTCTACGCCCGGGTTGTGAACCAGGATGCGTGCATCGCGTGCAGGTTCTGCGGTATGATGTGCCCGGACTGTGCAATCGAGATTGCCGTCGAGGAACTGGCAACAAAGGAGTAG
- a CDS encoding 3-methyl-2-oxobutanoate dehydrogenase subunit VorB yields the protein MAKVLMKGNEAIAESAIRAGGLCYFCYPITPQSEVAEYLSWRMPEVGGSFLQAESEVAVANMLYGAAGAGVRVWTTSSSPGISLMQEGLSYIAAAELPAVVVNIVRCGPGLGGILPSQCDYLQATKGGGHGDYRCLVYGPSSVQEAVDLMPLAFDRADRYRNPVIVVGDGMIGQMMEPVEFRRYEFPPLPSKDWATTGCKGRKPNVVNSLYLDPAKEEQLNIRMAQKYEKMKREEVRYEEFWTDRPYRVLLVAYGTTARICKTAIQKLAEQGIEAALLRPISLFPFPEEKVYELGQRAEWVMSVEMSMGQMLEDVRLAMGRTKPVYFYGRTGGMVPSPDEVVEAVKLHLERK from the coding sequence ATGGCGAAGGTGTTGATGAAGGGTAATGAGGCGATCGCCGAGTCCGCAATCCGGGCCGGTGGGCTGTGCTATTTCTGCTATCCGATTACACCACAAAGCGAGGTGGCCGAGTATCTTTCGTGGCGGATGCCCGAGGTCGGCGGCAGTTTCTTGCAGGCCGAGAGCGAAGTTGCGGTCGCAAACATGTTGTATGGTGCGGCTGGTGCCGGAGTTCGAGTCTGGACGACTTCCTCAAGTCCGGGCATCAGTTTGATGCAGGAGGGGCTCTCATACATCGCCGCGGCAGAATTGCCCGCGGTTGTGGTGAACATCGTGCGGTGTGGCCCGGGCCTGGGTGGAATTCTGCCGTCCCAGTGCGACTATCTTCAGGCAACCAAGGGCGGCGGGCACGGTGATTACCGATGTCTTGTGTACGGTCCGAGCTCGGTGCAGGAAGCTGTGGACCTGATGCCGCTGGCATTTGATCGGGCGGACCGGTATAGGAATCCAGTCATCGTAGTGGGTGATGGTATGATTGGTCAGATGATGGAGCCGGTGGAGTTCCGCAGGTATGAGTTTCCACCGCTGCCGTCCAAAGACTGGGCCACGACCGGGTGCAAGGGCCGCAAGCCAAATGTCGTGAATTCGCTGTATCTCGACCCGGCGAAGGAAGAACAGCTCAACATCAGGATGGCACAAAAGTATGAGAAAATGAAACGCGAAGAGGTGCGGTACGAAGAGTTCTGGACCGATCGGCCATACCGGGTTCTGCTTGTAGCCTATGGTACCACGGCTCGGATCTGCAAGACCGCTATTCAGAAACTTGCCGAACAGGGTATTGAAGCGGCCCTGCTCCGCCCGATTTCGCTGTTTCCCTTTCCCGAAGAGAAGGTGTATGAACTCGGTCAGCGGGCCGAGTGGGTGATGTCGGTCGAGATGAGTATGGGCCAGATGCTTGAGGACGTGAGGCTGGCGATGGGGCGAACCAAACCGGTCTATTTCTACGGCCGGACCG